In the [Clostridium] colinum genome, one interval contains:
- a CDS encoding prepilin-type N-terminal cleavage/methylation domain-containing protein, with translation MKKLLNKKGYTLIEIILSMSIFSIIFVIIIGVFISFTKIYRKVEFNNINNSNIINVLNYIKYNIDETEYLEIVSKDEIKNNKNKLPYKYIMLDEGNIVLGDLNNKNEFIILNKNQISSNFNLQFKKSNKSPSDLIIEINSQDMNESIISYINIQNMQYNNLTIQGNNGEAIIYKSE, from the coding sequence ATGAAAAAACTCTTAAATAAAAAAGGTTACACCCTAATTGAAATAATACTTTCTATGTCAATATTCTCTATTATATTTGTTATTATAATTGGAGTTTTTATAAGTTTTACAAAAATTTATAGAAAGGTAGAATTTAATAATATAAATAATAGTAATATAATAAATGTATTAAATTATATAAAATATAATATAGATGAAACTGAATATTTAGAAATTGTTTCTAAAGATGAAATTAAAAATAATAAAAATAAATTACCTTATAAATATATTATGCTAGATGAAGGTAATATAGTATTAGGAGATTTAAATAACAAAAATGAATTTATTATTTTAAATAAAAATCAAATAAGTAGTAATTTTAATTTGCAATTTAAAAAAAGTAATAAATCTCCTAGTGATTTAATTATTGAAATAAATTCACAAGATATGAATGAGTCAATAATATCTTATATTAATATACAAAATATGCAATATAATAATTTAACTATACAAGGTAATAATGGAGAGGCTATAATATATAAAAGCGAATAA
- a CDS encoding prepilin-type N-terminal cleavage/methylation domain-containing protein: protein MNKKGYSLLEIIISITIFSIFIASITTAFFTYIDIDKKNNIITIERINIVSNLELFLSSKSYNEKNINKITLIKKEGLKEFPKEIICIEKEEKSSKSKEKFKAFIKLKDKNKYNNFGE, encoded by the coding sequence ATGAACAAAAAAGGTTATAGCTTATTAGAAATTATAATATCTATTACAATATTTTCTATATTTATAGCAAGTATAACAACTGCATTTTTTACATATATAGATATTGATAAAAAAAATAATATTATTACAATAGAAAGAATAAATATAGTTTCAAATTTAGAGTTATTTTTATCTAGTAAAAGTTATAACGAAAAAAACATAAATAAAATAACTTTAATAAAAAAGGAAGGCCTTAAAGAATTTCCTAAAGAAATTATTTGTATTGAAAAAGAAGAAAAAAGTAGTAAAAGTAAAGAAAAATTTAAAGCTTTTATTAAATTAAAGGATAAAAATAAATATAATAATTTTGGTGAATAG